Proteins from a single region of Ogataea parapolymorpha DL-1 chromosome IV, whole genome shotgun sequence:
- a CDS encoding ABC1 family protein: MLLKNLKFIRIGLRWNSSGVQSARAKSRASPLTGHYVGFGLLAVTMTGLVYNDDMRQRTVETFLIAERVGVVAIATARCFAMYLKTLNREYATKEDYYEALSKTHKQAAETTLQALRKNGGIYIKLGQHVSAMSYLLPPEWTNTMVPLQSECPESSLEEIKEMFEHDMDVSLDEYFLDFEPKPIGVASLAQVHIATLRENGQKVAVKLQHPSLERFVPLDVELTAMVFNAMKKVFPEYPLTWLSDELRQSIFVELDFRNEAENAKITADYFKDYKSLTALRIPNVHAAKRRILIMEYVSGTRLDDLDYLDKHDISRSDVSSCLSHIFNNMIFQAGFVHCDPHHGNLAIRALPKKKNGHNFEIILYDHGLYRRIPSQMKVDYARFWLAMIEKKPDEMQKYGKRFSKIEDESLFPVLAAALTGRDFEHALSGNIATPRSQKEIEVMKRALTDEGVLLDLMALLASVPRIVLLILKTNDLTRHLDEALQNPLGLERTFFIMATYCARAVYADDTARLHEKWSIFSVHRLVGSITALWNLYSRIFLLTFYDVVFYLRELL, translated from the coding sequence ATGCTCCTaaaaaatttgaaattTATACGTATAGGACTGCGCTGGAACAGCAGTGGAGTGCAATCGGCCCGTGCCAAGTCCAGGGCGTCGCCCTTGACGGGACACTACGTCGGGTTTGGTCTTTTGGCGGTGACCATGACTGGCCTTGTTTACAACGATGACATGCGACAACGCACTGTTGAGACATTTCTAATCGCCGAGCGCGTGGGCGTTGTTGCGATAGCCACCGCAAGATGCTTTGCCATGTATCTGAAGACCCTCAATCGCGAATACGCCACCAAGGAGGACTACTATGAAGCACTCTCCAAAACCCATAAACAGGCTGCCGAAACAACTCTGCAGGCTTTACGCAAAAATGGAGGAATTTACATCAAGCTTGGACAGCATGTTTCCGCTATGTCCTACTTGCTCCCGCCAGAGTGGACCAACACGATGGTTCCCCTGCAATCTGAGTGTCCCGAGTCGTCTCTTGAAGAAATAAAGGAGATGTTTGAACATGACATGGATGTCTCGTTGGACGAATATttcttggattttgagCCTAAACCCATAGGTGTCGCCTCGCTGGCGCAAGTACACATTGCAACATTGCGCGAAAACGGCCAGAAAGTGGCAGTCAAGCTCCAGCATCCATCGTTGGAGAGATTTGTTCCTCTGGACGTAGAGCTCACGGCGATGGTTTTCAATGCAATGAAGAAAGTGTTTCCAGAATATCCTCTCACCTGGCTTTCTGACGAGCTGCGCCAGTCCATTTTTGTCGAGTTGGATTTCCGCAACGAGGCAGAGAATGCCAAGATCACCGCCGACTACTTCAAAGACTACAAGTCATTAACTGCTTTGCGCATCCCTAACGTTCACGCTGCAAAGCGCCGAATACTTATTATGGAATACGTCTCAGGCACTAGGCTCGATGACTTGGATTATCTTGACAAGCACGACATATCGCGGTCCGACGTGTCCAGCTGTTTATCGCACATCTTCAATAATATGATATTCCAGGCTGGCTTTGTGCATTGCGATCCGCACCACGGAAACCTCGCCATTCGTGctcttccaaagaagaagaatgGCCACAATTTTGAAATCATCCTTTATGATCATGGCTTGTACCGTAGAATACCGTCTCAAATGAAAGTTGACTATGCGCGGTTCTGGCTTGCCATGATTGAGAAAAAACCAGACGAAATGCAAAAATATGGAAAGAGATTCTCAAAAATCGAGGACGAATCGCTGTTTCCCGTGCTGGCCGCGGCTTTGACAGGTCGCGACTTTGAACATGCTCTGAGCGGCAACATTGCAACACCTAGAAGCCAAAAAGAGATTGAGGTGATGAAAAGAGCCCTAACCGACGAGGGTGTTTTGCTCGACCTAATGGCCCTTCTGGCATCAGTTCCGCGAATAGTGCTTCTCATTCTCAAAACCAACGACTTGACTAGACATCTGGACGAAGCATTGCAGAACCCACTGGGCTTGGAACGGACTTTCTTCATAATGGCTACCTATTGTGCGAGAGCAGTTTACGCTGATGATACCGCAAGGCTCCACGAAAAATGGTCCATTTTCTCCGTTCATCGACTTGTCGGCTCTATCACTGCATTGTGGAATCTGTACAGCCGGATCTTCCTCCTGACATTTTACGACGTTGTATTCTATCTTCGTGAGCTACTCTAA